One window from the genome of Poecilia reticulata strain Guanapo linkage group LG9, Guppy_female_1.0+MT, whole genome shotgun sequence encodes:
- the ercc8 gene encoding DNA excision repair protein ERCC-8 isoform X2, with protein sequence MLGFLSARQAGVDDPLRLRRAESTRRVLSLKLNPDREVDRIHGNGINTIDIDAIEGRYMLSGGADGVIVIYDLENHSGKQQYTCRAVRTVGRSSRHVHKFSVETVQWYPYDTGMFVSSSFDKTMKVWDTETLKPAEVFEFEGNVYSHHLSPIARKHSLIAVGTKNPKIQLCDLKSGSRIHVLQGHRAEVLAVRWSPRYENILATSSADSKVNIWDVRRASGSLFTLDQHNGEKSKASSQAENTAHNGRVNGLCFTSDGLYLLTTGTDDRMRLWNSATGENTLVNYGKVCNESRKRLQLSVSHGCSPEFVFVPCGSSVAVYALHTGELITMLRGHYNNVDCCEFHPDYQELYSGGKDGNLLAWVPVVRTADVEEEPNGENERFELNGKSPPF encoded by the exons ATGTTGGGATTCTTATCAGCAAGACAGGCCGGTGTGGATGACCCTTTGCGACTTAGACGTGCTGAGTCAACGAGAAG AGTCCTCAGTCTGAAGCTAAATCCCGACAGAGAGGTGGACCGGATCCATGGAAATGGGATTAATACCATTGACATTGATGCGATTGAAGGCAGATA TATGTTGTCTGGAGGGGCAGATGGAGTTATTGTCATCTATGACCTGGAGAACCACAGTGGGAAACAACAGTACACCTGCCGAGCTGTCCGGACTGTTGGAAG gtCTAGTCGACATGTCCACAAATTCAGTGTGGAGACAGTTCAGTGGTATCCTTATGACACAGGAATGTTTGTCTCTAGTTCCTTTGACAAGACCATGAAAGTGTGGGACACAGAGACTTTAAAG ccaGCTGAAGTGTTTGAGTTTGAGGGAAATGTCTACAGTCACCACCTGTCGCCCATTGCCAGGAAGCACAGTCTCATCGCAG TTGGCACCAAAAACCCTAAAATTCAACTTTGTGACCTGAAGTCTGGTTCACGGATCCACGTTCTTCAGG GTCACAGAGCAGAAGTGCTGGCCGTGCGGTGGTCGCCAAGATACGAGAACATCTTAGCAACTTCCAG TGCAGACAGCAAGGTGAACATTTGGGATGTGCGGCGAGCTTCAGGTAGTCTTTTCACTTTGGATCAGCACAACGGAGAGAAGTCGAAAGCCTCGTCACAGGCAG AAAACACAGCCCATAACGGCAGAGTGAATGGTCTGTGTTTTACTTCTGATGGCCTCTACCTCCTAACCACTGGCACAGATGACCGCATGAGGCTATGGAATAGCGCCACAGGGGAAAACACACTG GTGAATTATGGGAAGGTCTGCAATGAGAGCCGTAAACGGCTGCAGCTCTCCGTGTCTCACGGCTGCAGCccagagtttgtgtttgtgccatGCGGCAGCTCGGTGGCGGTGTACGCTCTGCACACAGGAGAACTGATCACTATGCTGCGGGGTCACTACAACAACGTGGACTGCTGCGAGTTTCACCCAGACTACCAG GAGCTGTACAGCGGAGGTAAAGATGGTAACCTGCTGGCGTGGGTACCCGTCGTCCGTACCGCAGACGTGGAAGAAGAGCCCAATGGTGAAAATGAG aGATTTGAGCTCAATGGAAAATCTCCACCCTTTTAA
- the ercc8 gene encoding DNA excision repair protein ERCC-8 isoform X3 — translation MLSGGADGVIVIYDLENHSGKQQYTCRAVRTVGRSSRHVHKFSVETVQWYPYDTGMFVSSSFDKTMKVWDTETLKPAEVFEFEGNVYSHHLSPIARKHSLIAVGTKNPKIQLCDLKSGSRIHVLQGHRAEVLAVRWSPRYENILATSSADSKVNIWDVRRASGSLFTLDQHNGEKSKASSQAENTAHNGRVNGLCFTSDGLYLLTTGTDDRMRLWNSATGENTLVNYGKVCNESRKRLQLSVSHGCSPEFVFVPCGSSVAVYALHTGELITMLRGHYNNVDCCEFHPDYQELYSGGKDGNLLAWVPVVRTADVEEEPNGENEVAASLSAVNPAFQDNWSSDED, via the exons ATGTTGTCTGGAGGGGCAGATGGAGTTATTGTCATCTATGACCTGGAGAACCACAGTGGGAAACAACAGTACACCTGCCGAGCTGTCCGGACTGTTGGAAG gtCTAGTCGACATGTCCACAAATTCAGTGTGGAGACAGTTCAGTGGTATCCTTATGACACAGGAATGTTTGTCTCTAGTTCCTTTGACAAGACCATGAAAGTGTGGGACACAGAGACTTTAAAG ccaGCTGAAGTGTTTGAGTTTGAGGGAAATGTCTACAGTCACCACCTGTCGCCCATTGCCAGGAAGCACAGTCTCATCGCAG TTGGCACCAAAAACCCTAAAATTCAACTTTGTGACCTGAAGTCTGGTTCACGGATCCACGTTCTTCAGG GTCACAGAGCAGAAGTGCTGGCCGTGCGGTGGTCGCCAAGATACGAGAACATCTTAGCAACTTCCAG TGCAGACAGCAAGGTGAACATTTGGGATGTGCGGCGAGCTTCAGGTAGTCTTTTCACTTTGGATCAGCACAACGGAGAGAAGTCGAAAGCCTCGTCACAGGCAG AAAACACAGCCCATAACGGCAGAGTGAATGGTCTGTGTTTTACTTCTGATGGCCTCTACCTCCTAACCACTGGCACAGATGACCGCATGAGGCTATGGAATAGCGCCACAGGGGAAAACACACTG GTGAATTATGGGAAGGTCTGCAATGAGAGCCGTAAACGGCTGCAGCTCTCCGTGTCTCACGGCTGCAGCccagagtttgtgtttgtgccatGCGGCAGCTCGGTGGCGGTGTACGCTCTGCACACAGGAGAACTGATCACTATGCTGCGGGGTCACTACAACAACGTGGACTGCTGCGAGTTTCACCCAGACTACCAG GAGCTGTACAGCGGAGGTAAAGATGGTAACCTGCTGGCGTGGGTACCCGTCGTCCGTACCGCAGACGTGGAAGAAGAGCCCAATGGTGAAAATGAG GTTGCTGCCAGCCTTTCTGCTGTGAACCCTGCCTTTCAAGACAATTGGAGCAGCGATGAAGATTAA
- the ercc8 gene encoding DNA excision repair protein ERCC-8 isoform X1, whose amino-acid sequence MLGFLSARQAGVDDPLRLRRAESTRRVLSLKLNPDREVDRIHGNGINTIDIDAIEGRYMLSGGADGVIVIYDLENHSGKQQYTCRAVRTVGRSSRHVHKFSVETVQWYPYDTGMFVSSSFDKTMKVWDTETLKPAEVFEFEGNVYSHHLSPIARKHSLIAVGTKNPKIQLCDLKSGSRIHVLQGHRAEVLAVRWSPRYENILATSSADSKVNIWDVRRASGSLFTLDQHNGEKSKASSQAENTAHNGRVNGLCFTSDGLYLLTTGTDDRMRLWNSATGENTLVNYGKVCNESRKRLQLSVSHGCSPEFVFVPCGSSVAVYALHTGELITMLRGHYNNVDCCEFHPDYQELYSGGKDGNLLAWVPVVRTADVEEEPNGENEVAASLSAVNPAFQDNWSSDED is encoded by the exons ATGTTGGGATTCTTATCAGCAAGACAGGCCGGTGTGGATGACCCTTTGCGACTTAGACGTGCTGAGTCAACGAGAAG AGTCCTCAGTCTGAAGCTAAATCCCGACAGAGAGGTGGACCGGATCCATGGAAATGGGATTAATACCATTGACATTGATGCGATTGAAGGCAGATA TATGTTGTCTGGAGGGGCAGATGGAGTTATTGTCATCTATGACCTGGAGAACCACAGTGGGAAACAACAGTACACCTGCCGAGCTGTCCGGACTGTTGGAAG gtCTAGTCGACATGTCCACAAATTCAGTGTGGAGACAGTTCAGTGGTATCCTTATGACACAGGAATGTTTGTCTCTAGTTCCTTTGACAAGACCATGAAAGTGTGGGACACAGAGACTTTAAAG ccaGCTGAAGTGTTTGAGTTTGAGGGAAATGTCTACAGTCACCACCTGTCGCCCATTGCCAGGAAGCACAGTCTCATCGCAG TTGGCACCAAAAACCCTAAAATTCAACTTTGTGACCTGAAGTCTGGTTCACGGATCCACGTTCTTCAGG GTCACAGAGCAGAAGTGCTGGCCGTGCGGTGGTCGCCAAGATACGAGAACATCTTAGCAACTTCCAG TGCAGACAGCAAGGTGAACATTTGGGATGTGCGGCGAGCTTCAGGTAGTCTTTTCACTTTGGATCAGCACAACGGAGAGAAGTCGAAAGCCTCGTCACAGGCAG AAAACACAGCCCATAACGGCAGAGTGAATGGTCTGTGTTTTACTTCTGATGGCCTCTACCTCCTAACCACTGGCACAGATGACCGCATGAGGCTATGGAATAGCGCCACAGGGGAAAACACACTG GTGAATTATGGGAAGGTCTGCAATGAGAGCCGTAAACGGCTGCAGCTCTCCGTGTCTCACGGCTGCAGCccagagtttgtgtttgtgccatGCGGCAGCTCGGTGGCGGTGTACGCTCTGCACACAGGAGAACTGATCACTATGCTGCGGGGTCACTACAACAACGTGGACTGCTGCGAGTTTCACCCAGACTACCAG GAGCTGTACAGCGGAGGTAAAGATGGTAACCTGCTGGCGTGGGTACCCGTCGTCCGTACCGCAGACGTGGAAGAAGAGCCCAATGGTGAAAATGAG GTTGCTGCCAGCCTTTCTGCTGTGAACCCTGCCTTTCAAGACAATTGGAGCAGCGATGAAGATTAA
- the elovl7a gene encoding elongation of very long chain fatty acids protein 7a has translation MEFFNLKTSVARIYDEFIQNADSRTEQWLLMSSPLPQTIIIAAYIYFVTSLGPRLMENRKGFDLKGVLVVYNFSVVALSLYMCYEYVMSGWGTGYSFHCDLVDYSDSPQAIRMAATCWLYYFSKFIEMLDTIFFVLRKKNSQVTFLHVYHHSIMPFTWWFGVRFAAGGLGTFHAFLNCIVHVIMYTYYGLTAMGPNYQKYLWWKKYLTTIQLIQFVMVTTHISQYFFMKDCPYQFPIFIYIIGLYGLIFLFLFLNFWYHAYTKGKRLPNVLQAQTWAHHTNGVMNGNVDHDKYQ, from the exons ATGGAGTTTTTTAATCTTAAGACCTCTGTTGCACGCATTTATGATGAGTTCATCCAAAACGCAG ATTCACGGACAGAACAATGGCTGCTCATGTCGTCTCCTCTTCCCCAAACCATCATCATCGCTGCTTACATCTACTTTGTCACGTCACTGGGCCCTCGACTGATGGAGAACCGGAAAGGCTTCGACCTGAAAGGAGTCCTTGTTGTCTACAACTTCAGTGTGGTGGCTTTGTCACTCTACATGTGTTATGAG TATGTGATGTCAGGATGGGGAACTGGATATTCATTTCACTGCGACCTTGTTGACTACTCTGACTCGCCACAGGCTATCAGG ATGGCAGCAACGTGCTGGCTTTACTACTTCTCAAAGTTCATCGAGATGCTTGACACG ATCTTCTTTGTGCTGAGGAAAAAGAACAGCCAGGTGACATTTCTTCACGTATATCATCACTCCATCATGCCCTTCACCTGGTGGTTTGGTGTTCGTTTTGCTGCAG GTGGATTGGGAACTTTCCATGCCTTCCTGAACTGTATTGTCCATGTTATCATGTATACATACTACGGGCTGACTGCCATGGGCCCCAACTACCAGAAGTACCTCTGGTGGAAGAAGTACCTCACTACCATTCAGCTG ATCCAGTTTGTCATGGTTACCACTCACATCTCCCAGTACTTCTTCATGAAAGACTGCCCATACCAGTTCCCCATCTTCATCTACATCATCGGCCTGTACGGCCTGATTTTCCTGTTCCTTTTCCTCAACTTCTGGTACCACGCCTACACCAAGGGCAAGAGGCTACCTAACGTACTGCAGGCTCAGACATGGGCTCACCACACCAACGGAGTCATGAATGGAAACGTAGACCATGACAAATACCAGTGA